A stretch of Aerococcus christensenii DNA encodes these proteins:
- a CDS encoding PTS transporter subunit EIIC, with amino-acid sequence MRTFETFGRSFLLPVSVLPAAGILKGIGSAFTNKGTIAMHPWMADKTLQLIMGFISMLGGVAFKNLPVIFAVGIAVGLAKQEKGSAALSGLLGFLVLHNTLNYLLKVSGTLVNMAKDPTGALLAQHMQTTVLGIQTMDLNVFGGIITGVIVYLVHKKAIKMKVPQVLGFFSGPRLVPILTIPVMAVVALVFFAIWPIIQQGINELSVAILRSGYFGTLGYGIVERLLLPFGLHHGLNWPIRTTELGGIFTIGGKQYAGTISAYMASLGTNGAIDPMITRFSSGKFIYNMFGLPGAALAMYTCAKPQNKKTVGSLLLAAALTAFLTGITEPIEFTFLFVAPALYVIHAVLAGFTLLATNLCGAAFLTPTGHGLINYIIYGVLQGTRTHWWLLPIIGVICFFAYFAVFTFAIKKFDFKTPGREEDPSTIALHGKKETRQKLGVKSIKDEMEGSSNKELTLHGQALALIDAHGGPDNITNVNACITRLRINVKDESLVDKDLIVNELKAMGFAKSGMQMQSIYGGRANQLKVEIREILGMVE; translated from the coding sequence TGGTCGTTCCTTCCTGCTCCCTGTTTCGGTTTTACCTGCTGCTGGTATTCTTAAAGGAATCGGTTCAGCCTTTACTAATAAAGGAACCATAGCTATGCATCCTTGGATGGCAGATAAGACTTTGCAATTGATTATGGGATTTATTAGCATGTTGGGAGGCGTCGCTTTCAAGAATTTGCCAGTTATTTTTGCTGTAGGGATTGCAGTAGGATTAGCGAAGCAAGAGAAAGGATCTGCGGCCTTATCTGGCTTACTTGGCTTTTTGGTTTTGCATAACACTTTGAATTACTTGTTGAAGGTAAGTGGCACTTTAGTGAATATGGCTAAGGATCCAACAGGCGCTCTACTTGCTCAACACATGCAAACTACGGTGTTAGGTATTCAAACCATGGATTTGAATGTCTTTGGTGGGATTATTACTGGGGTGATTGTTTACCTCGTTCATAAGAAAGCTATTAAAATGAAAGTGCCGCAAGTGCTCGGCTTCTTTAGTGGCCCTCGGTTAGTTCCTATTTTAACGATTCCTGTGATGGCCGTTGTTGCACTCGTCTTCTTTGCTATTTGGCCAATTATTCAACAAGGGATTAATGAACTTTCTGTAGCTATTCTTCGTTCTGGCTATTTTGGAACACTTGGTTATGGAATTGTTGAACGTTTGCTTTTGCCATTTGGTTTACACCATGGCTTGAATTGGCCAATTCGTACGACAGAATTAGGGGGAATATTTACCATTGGAGGCAAACAATACGCAGGTACAATTTCTGCTTATATGGCTTCCCTCGGGACTAACGGTGCGATTGATCCAATGATTACGCGTTTCTCATCTGGTAAATTTATTTACAATATGTTCGGTTTACCAGGGGCTGCTTTAGCCATGTATACTTGCGCCAAACCTCAAAATAAGAAAACGGTAGGATCTTTACTTCTTGCTGCTGCTTTAACAGCTTTCTTAACCGGGATTACGGAACCTATTGAATTTACTTTCTTGTTTGTAGCACCGGCTCTTTATGTTATCCATGCTGTTTTAGCTGGCTTCACCTTACTCGCAACTAATCTTTGTGGGGCAGCTTTCTTGACACCAACTGGACATGGGCTTATTAACTATATTATTTATGGGGTGCTTCAAGGCACACGGACCCATTGGTGGTTATTACCAATTATTGGGGTTATTTGCTTCTTCGCTTACTTTGCTGTCTTCACTTTTGCTATTAAGAAGTTCGACTTTAAGACACCAGGGAGAGAGGAGGATCCTTCGACAATTGCTCTTCACGGAAAGAAGGAAACCCGTCAAAAATTAGGAGTTAAATCCATTAAGGATGAAATGGAAGGCTCTTCAAATAAAGAATTAACACTCCATGGTCAAGCACTTGCTCTTATTGATGCGCATGGGGGCCCTGACAATATCACGAACGTTAACGCCTGCATCACACGACTAAGAATTAATGTGAAAGATGAATCTTTGGTGGATAAAGATCTCATCGTTAACGAATTAAAAGCCATGGGATTTGCTAAATCAGGTATGCAAATGCAATCTATTTATGGAGGAAGAGCCAACCAATTGAAAGTCGAAATTCGAGAAATTCTTGGAATGGTGGAATAA
- a CDS encoding MurR/RpiR family transcriptional regulator, with translation MGSVYTSIQNFYENLTATEQLAIDYILKYPDLTNLKLKVIEQELHLSAPTIVRGIKKLHYHSFTEFKYAVVHEQEGQKISNKKSSSLDQEVKKCRNDILQTIAMLDQDKLLEIGHILKKAHHIFCVGVGSSAYVASNFNHRLKSIGLWSNDYTEFFQIRDMPEIVKSEDCLLVFSLNGSKNNVLESISACKVKGCQIIAITGFSTNPLTELASISVRTHPSKSNREKMKSRLMLYVASDLLFEAIYSIL, from the coding sequence TTGGGATCGGTTTATACGAGTATTCAAAATTTCTACGAAAATTTAACGGCTACCGAACAGCTCGCTATTGACTACATCTTAAAATATCCAGATCTTACAAATTTGAAACTAAAAGTCATCGAGCAAGAACTTCATCTCTCTGCACCCACGATCGTTCGCGGAATCAAAAAATTGCACTACCATTCGTTTACAGAATTTAAGTATGCGGTCGTTCACGAGCAAGAAGGGCAAAAAATTTCTAACAAGAAAAGTAGTTCATTGGATCAAGAGGTTAAAAAGTGCCGCAATGATATTCTTCAAACCATTGCTATGTTAGACCAAGACAAACTTCTTGAAATTGGACATATTCTCAAGAAGGCTCACCACATTTTTTGCGTAGGTGTCGGTTCTTCTGCTTATGTAGCCTCTAATTTTAATCATCGGCTTAAAAGCATTGGGTTGTGGTCAAATGATTATACTGAATTTTTTCAAATTAGAGATATGCCAGAAATCGTTAAAAGTGAAGACTGCCTCTTAGTCTTTTCTCTCAACGGCTCAAAAAATAACGTCCTTGAAAGCATTTCCGCTTGCAAAGTAAAAGGTTGCCAAATCATAGCCATTACAGGCTTCTCCACGAATCCCCTCACTGAATTAGCAAGCATAAGCGTCAGAACTCACCCTTCAAAATCCAATCGCGAAAAAATGAAATCTCGATTGATGCTTTATGTAGCCAGCGATCTCTTATTTGAGGCTATCTATTCTATCCTTTAA
- a CDS encoding HAD-IIB family hydrolase, producing the protein MIEEQQALNDAVAFITDLDGTLVADSTQVAEEDKALLHQLSEKMYIGIATGRSMKEIHYIEEQCGLICDIKIAFNGGIIDYKGQRLKDCALPQNDLAELMDYIEEHQIIFDALDNVDRIGTYTTTNLKKLWNMRLMTVPNLYQTLKEKKIYKINLRPKSDEADEMLATLRAHFPQLTICKSGNARIEITPKEISKGEALRMLAEHCHLHFICVGDSENDSSMFEEADQSFCLAHAAPAVLGKVTTVIQTFSELGEHLLSGK; encoded by the coding sequence ATGATAGAAGAACAACAAGCTTTAAACGATGCTGTTGCTTTTATTACAGATTTAGATGGCACATTGGTTGCGGATTCGACGCAAGTGGCTGAAGAAGATAAGGCACTTCTCCATCAACTGTCTGAAAAGATGTATATTGGAATTGCGACAGGACGTTCAATGAAGGAGATCCACTATATTGAAGAGCAGTGTGGACTGATTTGTGACATTAAGATTGCTTTTAATGGCGGGATTATTGACTATAAAGGTCAGCGGTTAAAGGATTGTGCCTTGCCACAAAATGACCTCGCTGAGTTAATGGATTATATTGAAGAACATCAGATTATTTTTGATGCTTTGGATAATGTGGATCGAATTGGAACTTATACAACAACGAATTTGAAGAAACTATGGAATATGCGCTTGATGACTGTTCCAAATCTCTATCAAACACTCAAAGAGAAAAAAATCTATAAAATTAACTTACGGCCTAAGAGCGACGAAGCTGATGAAATGTTGGCAACGTTACGGGCGCACTTCCCACAGTTGACGATTTGTAAGAGCGGAAATGCACGTATTGAAATTACGCCAAAAGAAATTAGCAAGGGTGAAGCGCTTAGAATGTTGGCAGAGCATTGCCATTTGCATTTCATTTGTGTGGGAGATTCAGAAAATGATAGCTCCATGTTTGAGGAAGCAGACCAGTCTTTCTGTTTAGCACATGCAGCTCCGGCAGTTCTAGGTAAAGTAACAACTGTTATTCAAACATTTAGTGAATTGGGAGAACATTTATTATCAGGAAAATAA